One Marinibacterium anthonyi genomic region harbors:
- a CDS encoding PII uridylyl-transferase, whose amino-acid sequence MTDNMTNTAQALHPSPRPGKAQAGRPSPQGPLICAPAQIFDTETIFARIDATAAERPDPAKLQAEVVAILRDAMAHGRDAIADAFTADPFAARPLTRSYTFLTDGLVAATFHTATRYIHPLPNPTASERMAVVAVGGYGRGEMAPFSDVDLLFLTPYKITAWAESVIETMLYMLWDLKLKVGHASRTIKDCIRLGREDFTIRTTFLEHRFLTGDAPLAAELGERLQSDLFSGGSRDFIEAKLEEREKRHKRQGARYMVEPNVKEGKGGLRDLQSLFWIAKYLHGVQDAAELVPLGVFRPEEFESFAAAESFLWAVRSHLHLLAGRPNEKLTFDMQVEVADRLGYTDKAGRRAVEVFMQDYFRHATRVGDLTRIFLTKLDATHGRSGPLIERLLRRKPKVRPGYKIEHNRLAIDDEKAFLADKLNLLRVFEEGLRSDLLIHPDAMRLVAANLQLIDDDMRNDPRAAELFVDLLLKHGNPERALRRMNELGVLAAFLPEFEPIVAMMQFNMYHAYTVDEHIIQCIGQLARVERGELEEDLPVSTQAVHNGLNRKVLYLAILLHDIGKGRPEDHSILGAEIAHVVCRRLGLTTEECDTVEWLVRNHLLMSDMAQKRDIADPRTVGDFAAAVETVKRLDLLLLLTVCDIRGVGPDVWNNWKASLIRALYRQTVRAIADGTEQYSRETRETEAVAKLRAALGDWPAALIDTEIDRHYPPYWQGLHITAQAVFARLLRELEENGDPATIRIDLHPEEDMDVTRACFAMVDHPGIFARLAGALALVGANICDARTYTTKDGFVTATFWIQDHDGNPYEVSRLPRLTQMIHRTLKGEVVAREALKSRDRIKPREKAFLVPTRVIFDNDGSDIYTIIEVDTRDRPGLLYDLARSLAEANIYIASAVVATYGEQAVDTFYVKDMFGLKLQTPSKQKRLEERLMKAVADGAERADR is encoded by the coding sequence ATGACTGACAACATGACCAACACCGCCCAGGCCCTGCACCCCTCGCCCCGTCCGGGCAAGGCGCAGGCCGGGCGTCCGTCACCCCAGGGCCCGCTGATCTGCGCCCCGGCGCAGATCTTCGATACCGAAACGATCTTTGCCCGCATCGACGCGACCGCCGCCGAACGCCCCGACCCGGCCAAGCTGCAGGCCGAGGTCGTGGCGATCCTGCGCGACGCCATGGCCCATGGCCGCGACGCCATCGCCGATGCCTTCACCGCCGATCCCTTTGCCGCCCGCCCGCTGACCCGGTCCTATACCTTCCTGACCGACGGCCTGGTTGCGGCCACCTTCCACACGGCGACCCGCTATATCCATCCGCTGCCCAACCCCACGGCAAGCGAACGCATGGCCGTCGTCGCCGTCGGCGGCTATGGCCGGGGCGAGATGGCGCCGTTTTCCGACGTCGACCTGCTGTTCCTCACCCCCTACAAGATCACCGCCTGGGCCGAGAGCGTCATCGAGACGATGCTTTACATGCTGTGGGATCTGAAGCTGAAGGTCGGCCACGCCAGCCGCACCATCAAGGATTGCATCCGCCTGGGCCGCGAGGATTTCACGATCCGCACGACCTTCCTGGAACACAGGTTCCTGACCGGCGACGCGCCCCTGGCCGCAGAACTGGGGGAACGGCTGCAAAGCGACCTGTTCTCCGGCGGCAGCCGCGATTTCATCGAGGCCAAGCTGGAAGAGCGCGAAAAGCGCCACAAGCGCCAGGGCGCGCGCTACATGGTGGAACCCAACGTGAAAGAGGGCAAGGGCGGGCTGCGCGACCTGCAATCGCTGTTCTGGATCGCCAAGTACCTGCACGGGGTGCAGGACGCGGCCGAACTGGTGCCTCTCGGCGTCTTCCGGCCGGAGGAATTCGAAAGCTTCGCCGCCGCCGAAAGCTTCCTGTGGGCCGTGCGGTCGCACCTGCATCTGCTGGCCGGGCGCCCGAACGAAAAGTTGACCTTCGACATGCAGGTCGAGGTCGCCGACCGGCTGGGCTATACCGACAAGGCCGGGCGGCGCGCGGTCGAAGTGTTCATGCAGGACTATTTCCGCCACGCCACCCGCGTCGGCGACCTGACCCGCATCTTCCTGACCAAGCTTGACGCCACCCATGGCCGGTCCGGTCCGCTGATCGAACGGCTGCTGCGGCGCAAGCCCAAGGTGCGGCCGGGCTACAAGATCGAACACAACCGCCTGGCCATCGACGATGAAAAGGCGTTCCTGGCCGACAAGCTGAACCTGCTGCGCGTCTTCGAGGAAGGGCTGCGCAGCGATCTGCTGATCCATCCCGACGCCATGCGGCTGGTCGCGGCGAACCTGCAGCTGATCGACGACGATATGCGCAACGATCCCCGCGCGGCCGAATTGTTCGTGGACCTGCTGCTGAAACACGGCAACCCGGAACGCGCCCTGCGCCGGATGAACGAACTGGGCGTGCTGGCGGCCTTCCTGCCGGAATTCGAACCCATCGTCGCGATGATGCAGTTCAACATGTATCACGCCTACACGGTCGACGAACACATCATCCAGTGCATCGGCCAGCTGGCCCGCGTCGAACGCGGCGAGCTCGAGGAAGACCTGCCGGTGTCGACCCAGGCGGTCCACAACGGGCTGAACCGCAAGGTGCTGTACCTTGCGATCCTGCTGCATGACATCGGCAAGGGCCGCCCCGAGGATCATTCGATCCTTGGCGCCGAGATCGCGCATGTGGTCTGCCGCCGGCTCGGCCTGACGACCGAGGAATGCGACACGGTGGAATGGCTGGTGCGCAATCATCTGCTGATGTCGGACATGGCCCAGAAACGCGACATCGCCGACCCGCGCACCGTGGGCGACTTTGCCGCCGCGGTCGAGACGGTCAAGCGGCTGGACCTGCTGCTGCTGCTGACGGTCTGCGACATCCGCGGCGTCGGGCCGGACGTCTGGAACAACTGGAAAGCCTCGCTGATCCGGGCGCTGTACCGTCAGACCGTTCGGGCGATCGCCGACGGCACCGAACAATATTCGCGCGAAACCCGCGAGACCGAGGCCGTCGCCAAGCTGCGCGCCGCGCTCGGCGACTGGCCCGCCGCCCTGATCGATACAGAGATCGATCGCCATTATCCGCCCTACTGGCAGGGGCTGCACATCACCGCCCAGGCGGTCTTTGCCCGGCTGCTGCGCGAACTTGAGGAAAACGGCGACCCGGCGACGATCCGCATCGACCTGCATCCCGAAGAGGACATGGACGTCACCCGCGCCTGCTTTGCCATGGTCGACCACCCCGGCATCTTCGCCCGCCTGGCCGGCGCGCTGGCGCTGGTCGGCGCCAATATCTGCGACGCGCGCACCTACACCACCAAGGACGGGTTCGTCACCGCGACCTTCTGGATCCAGGATCACGACGGCAACCCCTACGAGGTCTCGCGCCTGCCACGTCTGACCCAGATGATCCACCGCACGCTCAAGGGCGAGGTCGTGGCCCGCGAGGCGCTGAAATCCCGCGACAGGATCAAGCCGCGCGAAAAGGCGTTCCTGGTGCCCACGCGGGTCATCTTTGACAACGACGGATCCGACATCTACACCATCATCGAGGTCGACACCCGCGACCGGCCGGGGCTTCTGTACGACCTCGCCCGCTCCCTGGCCGAGGCCAACATCTACATCGCGAGCGCGGTTGTCGCGACCTACGGGGAACAGGCGGTGGATACCTTCTACGTCAAGGACATGTTCGGTCTGAAACTTCAGACCCCCTCCAAGCAGAAACGCCTTGAGGAACGGCTGATGAAGGCCGTGGCCGACGGCGCCGAACGCGCCGACCGATGA
- a CDS encoding Putative lipoprotein yields the protein MLAFFAPARKAVLRGAAVLAALALAACEPGPIGGGSAIGSGPVTVALLVPKTSPTQGDGVLSASLENAARMAMADLQGTQIDLRVYDTAGSAATAAAMATQAVNDGAKIILGPLRADAANAAGLAVAGQGVSVLSFSNNTQIAGGNVFVLGNTFDNTANRLAKFAVRQGKRKVVVVHGSDLSGQLGSNAIQQAFAGTAASVVASIPYDLSQQSVIATVPQITSAVSSNGADLLFLTSTTAGALPLLTQLLPEAGVAPGQVQYAGLSRWDVPTQTLSLPGVQGGWFALPDPNTYQQFAQRYAATYGGPPHPIAGLGYDGIAAIGALASSGRALNAQSLTQGAGFQGVYGAFRFLPGGGNERALAIATIRDNQVQVIDAAPRSFGGIGF from the coding sequence ATGCTTGCCTTTTTCGCCCCCGCCCGCAAGGCGGTGCTCCGGGGGGCAGCTGTCCTCGCGGCCCTTGCGCTGGCCGCCTGTGAACCCGGCCCGATCGGTGGCGGATCCGCCATTGGGTCCGGTCCGGTTACCGTCGCCCTTCTTGTGCCCAAGACCTCGCCGACGCAGGGCGACGGCGTGCTGTCCGCGAGCCTTGAGAATGCCGCGCGCATGGCCATGGCCGACCTGCAGGGCACCCAGATCGATCTGCGCGTCTACGACACCGCAGGCAGCGCCGCAACCGCCGCCGCGATGGCGACGCAGGCCGTCAACGACGGCGCCAAGATCATCCTTGGCCCCCTGCGCGCCGATGCCGCCAATGCCGCGGGCCTGGCGGTCGCCGGCCAGGGCGTGAGCGTCCTGTCGTTTTCCAACAACACCCAGATCGCCGGCGGCAACGTCTTCGTGCTGGGCAACACCTTTGACAACACCGCCAACCGGCTGGCGAAATTCGCCGTCCGACAGGGCAAGCGCAAGGTTGTCGTGGTGCATGGCTCGGACCTGTCCGGCCAGCTGGGCAGCAACGCGATCCAGCAGGCCTTTGCCGGCACCGCCGCCAGCGTCGTCGCCTCGATCCCCTACGACCTGTCCCAGCAAAGCGTGATCGCCACGGTGCCCCAGATCACCAGCGCGGTGTCCAGCAACGGCGCCGACCTGCTGTTCCTGACCTCGACCACCGCCGGCGCATTGCCGCTGCTGACGCAGCTTCTGCCAGAGGCCGGCGTCGCGCCGGGCCAGGTGCAATACGCGGGTCTGTCGCGCTGGGACGTGCCGACCCAGACCCTGTCGCTGCCCGGCGTGCAGGGCGGATGGTTCGCGCTGCCCGATCCCAATACCTACCAGCAATTCGCGCAACGTTACGCCGCGACCTATGGCGGGCCTCCGCACCCGATCGCGGGGCTTGGCTATGACGGGATCGCCGCCATCGGCGCGCTGGCGTCTTCGGGCCGGGCGCTGAACGCCCAGTCGCTGACCCAGGGGGCCGGATTCCAGGGTGTCTACGGCGCCTTCCGCTTCCTGCCCGGGGGCGGCAACGAACGGGCTCTGGCGATTGCCACGATCCGGGACAACCAGGTCCAGGTGATCGACGCGGCCCCCCGCAGCTTCGGCGGGATCGGGTTCTGA